The following coding sequences are from one Saccopteryx bilineata isolate mSacBil1 chromosome 3, mSacBil1_pri_phased_curated, whole genome shotgun sequence window:
- the TGFBRAP1 gene encoding transforming growth factor-beta receptor-associated protein 1: protein MMTTKAFMLVPAVERELLMGDKERINIECVECCGRNLYVGTSDCFVCHFLLEEKTLPAGTAVFTATKQLHRHLGFKKPVTELRAASALHRLLVLCDNSITLVNMLSLEPVPSGARIKGAVALALNENPVSGDPFCVEVCIISVKRRTIQVFMVYEDRVQIVREVSTPEQPLAVAVDGHFLCLALTTQYIILNYSTGDSQDLFPYCSEEKRPIVKRIGRQEFLLAGPGGLGMFATVAGISQRAPVHWSENVIGAAICFPYVIALDDKFITVHSMLDQQQKQTLPFKEGHILQDFEGRVIVATSKGVYILVPLPLEKQIQDLLASHRVEEALVLAKGARRNIPKEKFQVMYRRILQQAGFIQFAQLQFLEAKELFRSGQLDVRELISLYPFLLPTSSSFTRSHPPLHEYADLNQLTQGDQEKMAKCKCFLMSYLNEVRSTEVANGYKEDIDTALLKLYAEADHDSLLDLLVTENSCLLTDSAAWLERHKKYFALGLLYHYNNQDAAAVQLWVNIVNGDIHDPTRSDLYEYVVDFLTYSADPGLVWKYMDWVLQKSEEVGVQVFTKRPLEEPQNSFNPDDILTCLKKYPHALVRYLEHLVVDRKLQKEEYHTHLAVLYLDKVLQQRSGANSKGAEVTETQVKLQRLLQKSDLYQVHFLMDRIQGASLPMERAILHGKLEEHEQALRTLVHELGDFSAAEDYCRWRSEGKDLAYRQRLFHILLTIYLSPGHSTLELAVAAVDLLNHHAMEFDAVQVLQLLPGTWSVQLLCPFLMGAMRDSAHTRRTTQVALGLAKSENLIYKYDKMKLKESSVRLSDEKLCQTCQSPFCEPVFVRYPNGGLVHTHCAASRRTDPSSPRHSTRT, encoded by the exons ATGATGACCACCAAGGCCTTCATGTTGGTCCCTGCTGTGGAGCGGGAGCTGCTGATGGGGGACAAAGAGCGCATCAACATCGAGTGCGTGGAGTGCTGCGGCAGGAACCTCTATGTGGGCACCAGCGACTGCTTTGTCTGCCACTTCCTGCTGGAGGAGAAGACCCTTCCTGCCGGCACGGCCGTGTTCACCGCCACCAAGCAGCTGCACAGACACCTGGGTTTCAAGAAGCCAGTGACGGAGCTGCGAGCGGCGTCAGCACTCCACCGACTGCTGGTGCTCTGTGACAATTCCATAACTCTGGTTAATATGCTGAGCCTGGAGCCTGTCCCCTCAGGGGCCCGCATCAAAGGGGCTGTGGCATTGGCCTTGAACGAAAACCCTGTGAGTGGGGACCCATTCTGCGTGGAGGTCTGCATCATCTCTGTGAAACGCAGAACCATTCAGGTGTTCATGGTGTACGAGGACCGGGTTCAGATCGTCAGAGAAGTGTCCACGCCGGAGCAGCCCCTGGCTGTGGCTGTTGATGGCCACTTCTTGTGCCTGGCTCTGACCACCCAGTATATCATCCTGAACTACAGCACGGGTGATTCGCAGGACCTGTTCCCGTACTGCAGTGAGGAGAAGCGCCCCATTGTCAAGAGGATAGGGAGACAAGAATTCCTCCTAGCAGGCCCGGGAGGACTGG GCATGTTTGCTACAGTTGCTGGGATTTCTCAGCGAGCTCCTGTGCACTGGTCCGAGAATGTGATTGGGGCGGCTATCTGTTTCCCATATGTCATAGCGCTCGATGACAAGTTCATCACAGTTCACAGCATGTTGGATCAGCAGCAAAAGCAGACTCTGCCCTTTAAAGAAGGCCACATTCTACAGGATTTTGAAG GAAGAGTGATTGTCGCCACTAGTAAAGGAGTTTATATCTTGGTTCCATTACCTCTGGAAAAACAAATACAGGATCTTCTAGCAAGCCATAGAGTGGAGGAAGCTTTGGTTTTAGCAAAAGGAGCCCGGAGGAacattccaaaagaaaaatttcag GTAATGTACAGAAGGATTCTGCAGCAAGCGGGTTTTATACAGTTTGCACAACTTCAGTTTCTGGAAGCTAAAGAGCTCTTCAG AAGCGGCCAGCTTGACGTCCGGGAGCTgatctctctctaccccttcctgTTGCCCACCTCCTCTTCATTCACACGGTCTCACCCTCCTCTCCACGAGTATGCAGACCTGAACCAGCTGACCCAGGGGGACCAGGAGAAGATGGCCAAGTGCAAGTGCTTCCTCATGAGCTACCTAAATGAAGTCCGCAGCACGGAGGTGGCCAATGGCTACAAAGAAGACATTGACACGGCCTTGCTCAAGCTGTACGCGGAGGCTGACCATGACAGTCTGCTGGACCTCCTGGTCACCGAGAACTCCTGCCTCCTGACAGACAGTGCTGCCTGGCTAGAGCGGCACAAGAA gtattttGCACTTGGACTGCTCTATCATTATAATAACCAAGACGCGGCTGCAGTTCAG CTGTGGGTGAATATAGTGAACGGGGATATTCATGACCCCACGCGCTCAGACCTGTACGAGTATGTTGTGGATTTCCTCACCTACAGCGCGGACCCAGGGCTGGTGTGGAAGTACATGGACTGGGTCTTGCAGAAAAGTGAAGAG GTTGGAGTTCAAGTTTTCACGAAGAGACCTTTGGAGGAACCGCAGAACAGTTTCAATCCAGACGACATCCTCACTTGCCTTAAGAAATACCCTCATGCCCTTGTCAGATACCTGGAGCATCTGGTTGTGGACAGGAAACTGCAG AAGGAAGAGTACCACACGCATCTAGCTGTCCTCTACCTGGACAAGGTGCTGCAGCAGAGGTCTGGCGCCAACAGCAAGGGTGCAGAAGTGACCGAGACGCAGGTGAAGCTGCAACGTCTGCTGCAGAAATCTGATTTATACCAAGTCCACTTCCTGATGG ATAGAATCCAGGGTGCCAGCCTGCCCATGGAGCGCGCCATCCTGCATGGGAAGCTGGAGGAGCACGAGCAGGCCCTGCGCACCCTGGTGCATGAGCTGGGGGACTTCTCGGCAGCCGAGGACTACTGCCGGTGGCGCTCCGAGGGCAAAGACCTGGCCTACCGGCAGCGGCTCTTCCATATACTGCTCACCATCTACCTGAGCCCTGGCCACTCCACTTTGGAGCTGGCTGTGGCTGCCGTGGATCTCCTGAACCACCACGCCATGGAGTTTGATGCTGTTCAGGTCCTGCAGCTGCTGCCGGGCACCTGGTCGGTGCAGCTGCTCTGCCCATTCCTAATGGGGGCCATGAGGGACAGCGCCCACACCAGGAGGACCACTCAGGTAGCTCTTGGCCTAGCCAAGTCTGAAAACTTAATCTACAAATATGATAAG ATGAAGTTGAAAGAAAGCTCCGTCCGACTCTCAGATGAGAAGCTGTGCCAGACATGCCAGAGTCCCTTTTGTGAGCCTGTGTTTGTCAGATACCCGAACGGTGGTCTTGTCCACACTCACTGTGCTGCCAGCAGACGCACGGACCCCAGTTCCCCCAGACACAGCACTCGGACTTGA